A single Natranaerobius thermophilus JW/NM-WN-LF DNA region contains:
- a CDS encoding efflux RND transporter periplasmic adaptor subunit, which produces MTTEQKNSKFKLSRNKLIVIGLAVLAIVSGYFIINFTGDGFAEEENSNVDKEQDHSLVDVKQVPRQNIEKTVTVSGNVEAADDRLVIPQASGEIETIHYEEGDKVSQDDILMEIDSEDARLQRQEAEAALDAARANLEEAEAGAQDAELVEAENAVSNAEDNLRQAEKELERIEEMHQEEFATDQQLEQAEMQYNNAKSQLESAEAAKDAVEDGARQEQLDALEAQVRQAETGVELAKRAEENSQVKAPASGTIVSSEFSEGEMAGAGEPAFMIMDQDTFQVTATAPASYVHQISVGDSTEIRIPALNENFQGEIQRIGEIPAEKGRNYPVEIAITEENNDLRTGMFAENYLVIERHVDVLAVPRSSLVEHNDEIGIYTVNQDSTIDFNVLELGISQEGYLQVVDGLQEDDVIVVGGQSEVVPGEEVKKNYLQEAKSSDITNGENHGGGN; this is translated from the coding sequence ATGACTACAGAGCAAAAAAATTCTAAATTCAAATTATCCAGAAATAAATTGATAGTTATTGGGTTGGCAGTTTTGGCGATAGTAAGTGGTTATTTTATTATCAATTTTACCGGTGATGGATTTGCTGAAGAGGAGAATAGTAATGTCGATAAGGAACAAGACCACTCACTAGTAGATGTTAAACAAGTGCCAAGGCAAAACATTGAAAAAACAGTAACAGTATCAGGGAATGTTGAAGCTGCCGATGATCGGTTGGTGATTCCCCAAGCCAGTGGAGAAATAGAAACAATTCATTACGAAGAAGGAGATAAAGTTAGTCAGGATGATATCTTAATGGAAATAGATAGTGAAGACGCCAGACTACAAAGACAAGAAGCCGAAGCTGCTTTAGACGCAGCCAGAGCTAATTTAGAAGAAGCTGAGGCTGGAGCTCAAGATGCAGAGTTAGTCGAAGCTGAAAATGCAGTATCTAATGCTGAAGATAACTTAAGGCAAGCTGAAAAAGAACTTGAGAGAATAGAAGAAATGCATCAAGAAGAATTTGCTACCGATCAACAACTTGAACAAGCAGAAATGCAGTACAATAATGCCAAGTCCCAACTTGAATCAGCTGAAGCTGCTAAGGATGCTGTAGAAGATGGCGCCAGACAGGAACAGCTTGATGCTTTAGAGGCACAAGTGAGGCAAGCAGAAACTGGAGTAGAGCTAGCTAAGCGAGCGGAAGAAAACAGTCAAGTGAAAGCACCAGCTTCAGGCACAATAGTTTCCTCAGAGTTTAGTGAAGGGGAAATGGCCGGAGCGGGGGAACCTGCCTTTATGATTATGGATCAGGATACTTTTCAGGTGACGGCTACTGCCCCAGCCTCCTATGTCCATCAGATCTCTGTAGGGGACTCAACAGAAATTAGAATTCCCGCCCTTAACGAGAATTTTCAAGGAGAGATTCAGCGTATTGGTGAGATTCCAGCAGAAAAAGGACGCAACTATCCTGTTGAAATAGCAATCACAGAGGAAAACAATGATCTCCGGACTGGTATGTTTGCGGAAAACTATCTAGTCATTGAAAGACATGTAGACGTCCTGGCTGTTCCTCGTAGTTCTCTGGTAGAGCATAATGATGAAATAGGAATCTATACGGTAAACCAGGATAGTACAATAGATTTTAATGTTTTAGAATTAGGAATTTCCCAGGAAGGGTATTTGCAAGTCGTTGATGGACTACAAGAAGATGATGTGATAGTCGTAGGCGGTCAATCAGAAGTTGTTCCAGGAGAAGAAGTAAAGAAAAATTATCTTCAAGAAGCAAAAAGTTCTGACATAACTAATGGTGAAAATCATGGGGGCGGTAATTAA
- a CDS encoding IS6-like element ISNth1 family transposase, producing MTKVVCPRCNNNCSDKFYKFGFDNHGHQKYQCQECFSQFAPKTLSKGGDKRGPNMPRKYPSCPKCGKATFLHHDYEFYSNLRCCDKSCNHSFYVPKPQSIPEPSQLDINGKVDFSNMRHPLHTIIRALYLYFINGSSTRGVSQFLLDCEGIKVSHVTIADWTKKFAPLFLYISRYLKPIDLDSSDEWHVDETVIKIKGQRFYAWTVIDAETRFVLAFHLSPYRDSQAAFKVLNYAKKHFGRPHSIVTDRYWAYNAPIKVLFPNSNHIRVKSFQDDISNNLIESFFQIFKSWVKQRRGFASFQSANKLIAVFVFAFNFVRTSNVLNQSTPAQVAGINYSNRNRTFWLLHSNNAA from the coding sequence ATGACTAAAGTTGTATGCCCTAGATGCAATAACAACTGCTCTGACAAGTTTTATAAGTTTGGTTTTGATAATCATGGTCATCAAAAGTATCAATGTCAAGAATGTTTTAGTCAGTTTGCACCTAAGACACTTTCTAAAGGCGGGGATAAAAGAGGCCCTAATATGCCTCGCAAATATCCCTCTTGCCCTAAATGCGGGAAAGCTACGTTTTTACATCACGACTATGAATTTTATTCTAATTTGAGGTGTTGTGACAAAAGCTGTAATCATTCTTTCTATGTCCCTAAACCTCAAAGTATTCCTGAACCTTCGCAACTTGATATTAACGGCAAAGTAGACTTCTCTAACATGAGACATCCTCTTCATACTATTATTCGAGCTCTTTACCTGTACTTCATTAATGGCAGCTCTACTAGAGGTGTCTCTCAATTCCTTCTTGATTGTGAAGGAATTAAAGTGTCTCATGTTACTATTGCTGACTGGACTAAAAAGTTTGCACCTCTTTTTCTTTATATCTCTAGATATCTTAAACCTATTGATCTAGACTCTTCTGATGAGTGGCATGTTGACGAAACTGTAATTAAAATTAAAGGCCAAAGATTCTACGCCTGGACTGTTATTGATGCTGAAACTAGATTTGTACTTGCATTTCATCTATCTCCTTACAGAGATAGCCAGGCTGCTTTTAAAGTGCTGAACTATGCTAAGAAACATTTTGGACGACCTCATAGTATCGTCACAGATAGATATTGGGCTTACAATGCTCCAATTAAAGTTCTGTTTCCAAACTCTAATCACATCAGAGTCAAGTCTTTTCAAGATGATATCTCTAATAACTTAATTGAATCTTTTTTTCAGATTTTCAAAAGCTGGGTTAAGCAACGCAGAGGATTTGCTTCTTTCCAGTCAGCCAACAAGTTGATTGCGGTATTTGTGTTTGCTTTTAACTTTGTTAGGACAAGCAATGTTTTGAATCAGTCTACTCCTGCTCAAGTTGCTGGGATTAATTACTCTAATCGTAATAGGACTTTTTGGCTTTTACATAGTAATAATGCCGCTTGA
- a CDS encoding TolC family protein has translation MNYKTLICVLVMMMVVSLTTVNTTATEDSDDDNKEVVELTLEKARRRIVEHSREADRARLGLEELNIAVERLRDELDELEEGIEELEDGDFDLDGFSDDIDGEVQDNDYALKMETESSNRNLLAQNSSVNLDDDPEIPFEPPNGDEPELPIPEEEIEEIIEEAIQDAIEEMVSDMEEMLEDMASEIFQEMMDEELEDMEKAKKELEQALEEAEQGEELAEMEWEANKEVMKFGAESTYIGLLSLEEQIAAIEESISTFERLLEEERQQLELGESLPVQVEMVELEKNEMENALKSLKENKREMEKEFLDTLGYSTDKELKLAEVNFDLESFQQELDLETFTQRALEEGEEIKIAEKQLEYAEDNLDWARQQDDISESDYREREVALREAELDLEEAERTLEKSIFEAYNGFNESLRDYKNADQRLKLQKELLRGEELSQDLGMATSKQVLDTMVEVEEARRNLNQQEYQNYLAKRELQLLKQGYLVDIPTGAGEQRNFGGETPAMSPDMNEQGMEPSGGGQQPAGPEGQSPR, from the coding sequence ATGAACTATAAAACCCTGATTTGTGTTTTGGTGATGATGATGGTGGTTTCTCTCACTACAGTCAATACTACGGCTACAGAAGATAGTGATGATGACAATAAGGAAGTAGTAGAACTTACCTTGGAAAAAGCTCGAAGGCGAATTGTAGAACATTCTCGTGAAGCTGATAGGGCTAGATTAGGACTCGAAGAATTAAACATAGCAGTTGAAAGATTACGAGATGAATTGGATGAGCTAGAAGAGGGTATTGAGGAATTAGAAGATGGTGATTTTGATCTGGATGGATTTAGTGATGATATCGATGGAGAGGTTCAAGATAATGACTACGCTTTAAAGATGGAGACTGAAAGTTCTAATAGAAACCTGTTAGCTCAAAACTCATCTGTCAATCTAGATGATGATCCAGAAATACCTTTTGAACCACCTAATGGAGATGAACCTGAACTTCCTATTCCTGAAGAAGAGATTGAAGAGATAATTGAGGAAGCGATCCAGGATGCTATAGAAGAAATGGTATCAGATATGGAAGAAATGTTAGAGGATATGGCGTCTGAAATTTTTCAAGAGATGATGGATGAAGAATTGGAAGATATGGAAAAAGCCAAGAAAGAACTGGAACAAGCTCTAGAAGAAGCAGAACAAGGTGAAGAACTTGCTGAAATGGAATGGGAAGCGAATAAAGAAGTGATGAAATTTGGAGCAGAATCAACTTATATAGGTTTATTGTCCCTTGAAGAACAGATAGCAGCTATAGAAGAAAGTATTTCCACTTTTGAGCGCTTATTAGAAGAAGAACGGCAGCAACTCGAACTTGGTGAATCTTTACCTGTCCAAGTTGAAATGGTAGAACTCGAAAAAAACGAAATGGAAAACGCTTTAAAATCATTAAAGGAAAATAAAAGGGAAATGGAAAAAGAATTTTTAGATACCCTGGGTTATTCAACGGATAAGGAACTTAAACTGGCAGAAGTGAATTTTGACTTAGAAAGCTTTCAGCAAGAGCTTGACTTGGAAACTTTTACACAAAGGGCATTAGAGGAAGGTGAAGAAATAAAGATAGCTGAGAAACAGTTAGAATATGCTGAAGATAATTTAGATTGGGCAAGGCAACAAGATGATATTTCAGAAAGTGATTACAGGGAGAGAGAAGTTGCCTTACGAGAAGCTGAATTAGATCTGGAAGAGGCTGAACGCACATTAGAAAAATCAATATTTGAAGCTTATAATGGTTTTAATGAAAGTTTACGAGATTATAAAAATGCTGACCAACGATTAAAATTGCAAAAAGAACTCCTGCGGGGTGAAGAATTGTCGCAAGATTTGGGAATGGCAACGAGTAAACAAGTCTTAGATACTATGGTAGAAGTAGAAGAAGCCAGGCGAAATTTAAATCAACAAGAGTATCAAAACTATTTGGCTAAGCGAGAGCTACAACTTTTAAAACAGGGATACTTAGTCGATATACCAACAGGAGCAGGTGAACAAAGGAATTTTGGGGGAGAAACTCCTGCCATGTCTCCGGATATGAATGAACAAGGTATGGAACCTTCAGGTGGAGGACAGCAGCCAGCAGGCCCTGAGGGACAAAGCCCCAGATAA
- a CDS encoding amidase family protein — protein sequence MYSHFLNKWQQDYLLETTVDELQDYMEKGEITSRDLVLMYQNRIACLDQDGPKINSIIEMNPEALQIAQALDRERKYKGPRSKLHGIPVLLKDNIDTEDKMRTSAGSIALEEHVAREDAFIVKKLRQAGAVILGKANLTEWANFMADNMPNGYSSRGGQVLNPYGPGELDCGGSSSGSAAALAANFTVLAIGTETSGSILSPASDNSVVGIKPTVGLWSRSGIIPISHSQDTAGPMARTVEDAAILLEILSGPDAKDPVTLTKKDDIDGRYTNYLNAHGLKGTRLGVSQEFLNLLEDSELDVIEKAIKNLENLGAHIVSGITYPPKIDWDLNVLLHEFKVGINTYLRNTGDRVPVKSLTELINFNYRNKEIALKYGQERLLKSNKTKGTLTEPEYLKSREHDLFYSKDKGIDAVMEEYNLDALIFPANLGANIPARAGYPSITVPAGYNSTGKPIGLTFTAKAYEEGKLIKIAYSYEQAVSNRVPPQK from the coding sequence GTGTATAGTCACTTTCTTAACAAATGGCAGCAGGATTACCTGTTGGAAACAACTGTTGATGAATTACAGGATTATATGGAGAAAGGCGAGATTACTAGTCGTGATTTAGTTTTAATGTATCAAAATAGAATTGCATGTTTAGATCAAGATGGTCCTAAAATCAATTCAATTATAGAAATGAATCCTGAAGCTTTACAGATCGCTCAAGCCTTAGACCGGGAACGTAAATATAAAGGTCCCAGAAGTAAATTGCATGGTATTCCTGTTCTTTTGAAGGATAATATTGACACTGAAGATAAAATGAGGACAAGTGCTGGATCTATAGCATTGGAAGAACATGTGGCTAGAGAGGATGCCTTTATAGTTAAGAAACTTAGACAAGCTGGTGCTGTGATTCTAGGTAAGGCAAATTTAACTGAATGGGCTAACTTTATGGCTGATAATATGCCTAATGGATACAGCTCTCGAGGTGGACAAGTTTTAAATCCCTATGGACCTGGTGAATTGGATTGTGGTGGTTCTTCAAGTGGATCGGCCGCAGCCTTAGCCGCTAATTTTACAGTCTTGGCAATTGGGACAGAAACTAGTGGATCTATTTTGAGTCCAGCTAGTGATAATTCTGTGGTTGGGATAAAACCTACAGTAGGACTTTGGAGCAGGTCGGGAATTATACCTATATCCCATAGCCAAGATACTGCCGGACCTATGGCTCGAACAGTGGAAGATGCAGCAATATTACTTGAGATACTATCAGGACCAGATGCTAAAGATCCGGTAACATTGACGAAAAAAGATGATATTGATGGTAGATACACAAATTATCTAAACGCTCACGGCCTTAAAGGTACACGTCTTGGCGTTTCACAGGAGTTTTTGAATTTACTGGAGGATTCTGAACTGGACGTGATAGAAAAAGCTATTAAAAATCTGGAAAATTTAGGAGCACATATTGTATCAGGTATAACTTATCCACCTAAAATTGATTGGGACTTAAATGTCTTGCTTCACGAATTTAAAGTAGGTATAAACACTTATTTAAGAAATACAGGGGATAGAGTACCAGTGAAGTCCTTGACAGAACTGATAAATTTCAATTATCGTAATAAAGAAATAGCTCTAAAATATGGACAGGAACGGCTATTAAAATCTAATAAAACAAAAGGTACTCTTACTGAGCCTGAGTACTTAAAAAGCAGAGAACACGATTTGTTTTATTCCAAGGATAAGGGAATAGACGCGGTTATGGAAGAATATAATCTTGATGCGTTAATATTTCCGGCCAATTTAGGGGCAAATATACCTGCTAGAGCAGGATATCCTTCTATTACCGTACCTGCAGGTTATAACAGTACGGGAAAACCCATTGGCTTGACATTTACAGCTAAAGCTTACGAAGAAGGTAAATTGATCAAGATTGCATATAGCTATGAACAAGCAGTAAGTAATAGAGTCCCACCTCAGAAATAA
- the asnB gene encoding asparagine synthase (glutamine-hydrolyzing), with protein MCGIVAVYDKESGDHRQLTEMLNKLNHRGPDEEELCNYKTMYLGHKRLSIIGPSKGRQPISNENDDIHLVVNGEVYNYEELKTQLSNHNFSTLSDSEVIIHLYEEQGIDCVKNLDGMFAFVLSDNEKPFVARDTLGIKPLYYAEEDGCLFFASEMKSLANFVKEVKEFPPGHYFTPETGFQQFRKIQVSYASTQQNKSISLNQITEGIRTRLEAAVKKRMMAHVPLGVFLSGGLDSSLVAALAKEHTKKKPLKSFCVGMKGGSDLPAARQVAEYLGTDHHELIYNEQDIFESLPRVIYFLESFDPSLIRSAIPTYFVCRLASKYVTVIL; from the coding sequence ATGTGTGGTATAGTTGCAGTCTACGATAAGGAATCTGGTGATCATAGACAATTAACAGAAATGTTGAATAAATTGAATCATAGAGGACCAGATGAGGAAGAATTATGTAATTATAAAACTATGTATTTAGGTCATAAACGCCTATCGATTATTGGACCAAGTAAAGGACGTCAGCCTATCTCTAACGAAAACGATGACATTCATCTGGTTGTTAATGGTGAAGTTTACAACTATGAAGAATTAAAAACACAATTATCTAATCATAATTTTTCAACATTATCTGATAGTGAAGTCATTATTCATCTATATGAAGAACAAGGGATAGACTGTGTTAAAAATTTAGATGGTATGTTTGCTTTTGTACTCTCAGATAATGAAAAACCTTTCGTAGCTCGCGACACTTTAGGGATAAAACCATTATATTATGCTGAGGAGGATGGCTGCTTATTTTTTGCCTCTGAAATGAAGTCCTTAGCTAATTTTGTGAAAGAAGTCAAAGAATTCCCTCCAGGTCATTATTTCACTCCAGAAACCGGATTTCAACAATTTCGAAAGATTCAGGTTTCTTATGCTAGTACTCAACAAAACAAAAGTATCAGTCTAAATCAAATAACAGAAGGCATTAGAACTAGATTAGAAGCTGCTGTAAAAAAACGAATGATGGCCCATGTCCCCTTAGGAGTTTTCTTAAGTGGAGGATTAGATAGCAGCCTAGTAGCTGCTTTGGCTAAAGAACACACCAAGAAAAAGCCTCTAAAGTCATTTTGTGTAGGGATGAAAGGAGGAAGTGATTTACCTGCTGCCAGACAAGTGGCTGAATATCTGGGCACAGACCATCATGAATTAATTTATAACGAACAGGATATTTTTGAATCACTGCCGAGAGTAATTTATTTTTTAGAATCCTTCGATCCTTCTTTAATCCGAAGCGCTATTCCCACCTATTTTGTCTGCCGCTTGGCCTCTAAATATGTAACAGTTATCCTATAG
- a CDS encoding asparagine synthase-related protein, which translates to MHNINLQRLDRMSMAFSMEGRVPFLDLDLVDYAIALPPETKLRGEMEKWILRKAFEGYLPDIYGVKRRNSPREQDPMNILRK; encoded by the coding sequence TTGCACAATATTAATCTTCAACGTTTAGATCGAATGAGCATGGCATTTTCCATGGAGGGAAGAGTACCTTTTCTCGATTTAGATTTAGTTGATTATGCCATAGCATTACCACCAGAAACGAAACTTCGTGGCGAAATGGAAAAGTGGATCCTTAGAAAAGCCTTTGAGGGCTATCTACCTGATATTTATGGCGTGAAAAGGCGGAATTCTCCCAGGGAGCAGGATCCAATGAATATATTAAGGAAATAA
- a CDS encoding pyridoxamine kinase — protein sequence MSKRTVKRVAAIHDLAGFGRSSLAVVVPIISTMGSQVCSVPTAVLSTHTGGFEEYSFVDLTENMVDFFGHWKKLNLEFDCIYSGFLGSPRQVDIISDFIDNFAVRNGYEDTLVVVDPVMADDGQLYSTMDETMVKRMRDLVAKADIITPNFTEACFLLDEPYDTKADKDTIKDWLYKLSQMGPEKVIITSAPAEDPHKTNVVAYNREDGRYWKVSCDYIPAHYPGTGDAFTSVIVGSLLQGDNLPISLDRGVQFITAAIRASYGETLPKREGVLLERVLGNLKMPVLVGSYELL from the coding sequence ATGTCGAAAAGAACAGTTAAGAGAGTTGCAGCAATCCACGACCTGGCAGGATTTGGTCGATCTTCTCTAGCTGTAGTAGTGCCAATTATTTCTACCATGGGAAGTCAGGTTTGTTCAGTGCCAACAGCTGTATTATCAACACATACTGGAGGTTTTGAGGAATATAGTTTTGTTGATCTGACGGAAAATATGGTAGATTTTTTTGGCCACTGGAAAAAACTTAATTTAGAATTTGATTGTATATATAGTGGTTTCTTAGGGTCTCCTCGACAGGTAGATATAATATCAGATTTTATTGACAACTTTGCAGTTAGGAATGGATATGAAGACACTTTAGTGGTAGTAGATCCAGTAATGGCTGATGACGGACAGTTGTACAGTACCATGGATGAAACCATGGTGAAAAGAATGCGTGATTTGGTCGCTAAAGCGGATATTATCACACCTAATTTTACGGAAGCATGTTTTTTATTGGATGAACCTTATGATACTAAAGCCGACAAAGATACCATAAAAGATTGGTTATACAAACTTTCTCAAATGGGGCCAGAAAAGGTGATTATTACCAGTGCTCCTGCTGAAGATCCTCATAAGACTAATGTGGTGGCATATAATAGAGAAGATGGTCGCTATTGGAAAGTTAGCTGTGATTATATCCCTGCCCATTACCCTGGAACGGGAGATGCTTTTACTAGTGTCATTGTTGGAAGTCTGTTACAGGGGGATAACTTACCAATATCCTTAGATCGGGGAGTGCAATTTATAACTGCTGCAATTAGAGCCAGCTATGGTGAAACACTCCCTAAAAGGGAAGGCGTTTTACTAGAGCGAGTTTTAGGTAATTTAAAAATGCCTGTTTTAGTAGGTAGTTACGAGCTTCTATAA
- a CDS encoding metallophosphoesterase: MILPEKEKIKLAVISDTHGKIDDVVQSISKNEPVHYILHAGDFLTDLHNIKYEIEHNPDLLKENPLGYYGVVGNCDGYKSPSKLLIEVSGLRILLLHGHYEGVKNGLLQLNYLAEEERSDIVIFGHTHIPVNIQENGVLFFNPGSFNYPRGGVKEPSYGIIEVSGNTLNSAEILYKKS; encoded by the coding sequence ATGATATTACCAGAAAAAGAGAAGATAAAACTAGCAGTAATCAGTGATACCCATGGGAAGATTGATGATGTCGTTCAAAGTATATCTAAAAACGAACCTGTTCATTATATCCTTCATGCAGGCGATTTTTTAACAGACTTACATAATATAAAATATGAAATAGAGCATAATCCCGATCTTCTAAAGGAGAACCCCCTTGGTTATTACGGGGTTGTGGGTAACTGTGATGGATACAAAAGTCCTTCAAAATTGCTTATTGAAGTATCAGGACTGCGGATATTACTCTTGCATGGCCATTATGAAGGAGTGAAGAATGGACTTTTACAATTAAACTACTTGGCAGAAGAAGAAAGATCTGATATAGTAATATTCGGTCATACACATATACCTGTAAATATTCAAGAAAATGGTGTATTATTTTTTAATCCGGGTAGTTTTAATTATCCAAGAGGTGGCGTAAAAGAGCCATCCTATGGTATAATAGAAGTTAGTGGCAACACATTGAATTCAGCAGAAATTCTTTATAAAAAATCTTAA
- a CDS encoding XTP/dITP diphosphatase, translating to MKLVLASGNQGKLNELKALLSKQPVEIYSMSDFNNIKEAQETGKTFAENAIIKAQNVADSTGYLSLADDSGLEVDALDGAPGVYSARYAGENACDQDNNNKLLRSLKDIPYKQRTARFKCVIAIAYPDTPPVTFTGTCEGYILREPKGDRGFGYDPLFYHPDMGKTFGELYQEEKSSISHRGKALEKLVANFQDVMSLMEG from the coding sequence ATGAAACTTGTACTCGCCTCAGGTAATCAGGGAAAACTTAACGAATTAAAAGCATTACTTAGCAAACAGCCAGTTGAAATTTATTCTATGTCGGATTTTAATAATATAAAAGAAGCCCAAGAAACTGGAAAAACCTTTGCGGAAAATGCCATTATTAAGGCGCAAAATGTAGCTGATTCAACAGGATACTTATCCCTAGCCGATGATTCAGGTCTAGAAGTAGACGCTTTAGATGGTGCGCCAGGAGTCTACTCTGCACGTTATGCAGGTGAAAACGCCTGTGATCAAGACAATAATAACAAATTATTGCGATCATTAAAGGATATACCTTATAAACAACGTACTGCTCGTTTTAAATGTGTAATTGCCATTGCTTACCCTGATACTCCACCTGTAACATTCACTGGCACCTGTGAAGGATATATTTTAAGGGAACCTAAAGGAGATAGAGGTTTTGGATATGATCCTTTATTTTATCATCCTGATATGGGAAAAACATTTGGCGAACTCTACCAGGAAGAAAAAAGTTCTATCAGTCATCGTGGTAAAGCCCTGGAAAAATTAGTTGCCAACTTCCAAGATGTTATGAGTCTAATGGAGGGATAA
- the rph gene encoding ribonuclease PH, whose product MRENRKVDEIRPVKIETDFVKHPEGSVLITVGDTKVICSATIESKVPSFLKGEGKGWVTAEYSMLPRATESRNIREAAKGKLGGRTQEIQRLIGRSLRSMVNLKKLGERTIWLDCDVIQADGGTRTASITGAFVSMVLALNKLVEEKELSELPVEGYLAAISVGIVNDEIMLDLDGKEDFQADTDMNVAGTDKGEFVEIQGTGENHPFSKNEMEKMLSYAEKGMHALMEVQSQALSEIYPPPAKKG is encoded by the coding sequence ATGAGAGAAAACAGAAAAGTTGACGAAATTCGTCCTGTTAAAATTGAAACTGATTTTGTCAAACATCCAGAGGGATCGGTATTAATAACAGTGGGAGATACCAAGGTCATCTGTAGTGCGACTATTGAGTCCAAGGTTCCATCCTTTTTAAAAGGTGAAGGAAAAGGTTGGGTGACAGCCGAATACTCTATGTTACCTCGTGCCACAGAGTCGAGAAATATTAGAGAAGCGGCAAAAGGAAAGCTGGGAGGTCGTACCCAGGAAATTCAAAGATTAATTGGCAGGTCTTTGAGATCTATGGTAAATCTCAAAAAACTAGGAGAACGGACAATATGGTTAGACTGTGATGTAATTCAAGCCGATGGAGGTACTAGAACAGCTTCTATAACAGGTGCTTTTGTGTCTATGGTGTTAGCATTAAACAAACTAGTGGAAGAGAAAGAATTGTCCGAGTTACCTGTAGAAGGTTATTTAGCTGCTATTAGTGTAGGAATAGTAAATGATGAAATAATGCTGGATTTAGATGGTAAGGAAGACTTTCAAGCTGATACAGATATGAATGTGGCAGGGACTGATAAAGGTGAATTTGTAGAAATTCAAGGTACTGGTGAAAATCATCCTTTTAGCAAAAATGAAATGGAAAAAATGTTAAGCTATGCTGAGAAAGGAATGCATGCTTTAATGGAAGTACAAAGTCAAGCTTTATCAGAAATCTATCCACCTCCTGCCAAGAAAGGATGA